In Vigna unguiculata cultivar IT97K-499-35 chromosome 3, ASM411807v1, whole genome shotgun sequence, a single genomic region encodes these proteins:
- the LOC114178016 gene encoding transcription factor SRM1-like, with protein MTADEVGSSSEWSKEQDKAFENALAIHPEDASDRWEKIAADVPGKTLEEIKHHYELLVEDVNQIESGCVPLPSYNYPSEGSASHASDEGAGKKGGSSWNSNNESSHGNKASRSDQERRKGIAWTEDEHRLFLLGLEKYGKGDWRSISRNFVVTRTPTQVASHAQKYFIRLNSMNKDRRRSSIHDITSVNNGDVSAPQGPITGQTNGSAAHSGKSTKPAPPTPSATPSVGIYAAPTIGQPIGGPLVSAVGTPVNLPAPAHMAYGLGAPVPGTVVPGAPMNLGPVPYPMPHTSAHR; from the exons ATGACTGCGGATGAAGTCGGAAGTAGCTCCGAGTGGAGCAAAGAACAGGACAAAGCATTTGAAAATGCCTTGGCAATTCATCCTGAAGATGCTTCCGACAGATGGGAGAAGATTGCGGCTGATGTACCAGGGAAAACCTTGGAAGAGATTAAGCATCACTACGAGCTCTTGGTTGAAGATGTTAATCAGATTGAATCTGGTTGCGTACCTTTGCCATCTTATAATTATCCTTCAGAGGGCTCAGCAAGCCACGCTAGTGATGAAGGAGCTGGCAAGAAGGGAGGCAGTTCATGGAATAGTAACAATGAATCGAGTCATGGAAATAAGGCTTCAAGATCAGATCAGGAACGACGAAAGGGTATTGCATGGACAGAGGATGAACACAG GTTATTTCTTCTAGGCTTGGAAAAATATGGAAAAGGTGACTGGCGAAGCATATCAAGGAACTTTGTAGTGACAAGAACACCTACACAAGTTGCAAGCCATGCCCAAAAGTACTTCATTCGTTTGAACTCGATGAACAAGGATAGAAGGCGATCCAGCATACATGATATCACCAGTGTGAACAATGGAGATGTTTCAGCACCTCAAGGACCAATCACTGGCCAAACAAATGGTTCTGCAGCACACTCTGGAAAATCAACGAAACCAGCCCCTCCAACCCCAAGTGCTACCCCAAGTGTAGGAATATATGCTGCTCCTACCATAGGACAACCTATAGGAGGACCCCTTGTATCTGCAGTTGGCACCCCAGTGAACCTTCCTGCCCCGGCACACATGGCATACGGTCTCGGTGCCCCGGTTCCTGGGACAGTTGTTCCTGGAGCCCCAATGAACCTGGGTCCTGTGCCATACCCCATGCCACACACATCTGCTCATAGATGA